ctcaaaaggagacAAGTCAACTCCAACgacatccatctccccctcaataGAAGGGAACCTTCCATAGAGAATCCTACGGACCCGAAAAAAACAGCACTCCAAAACAGCCCAACTCGCAAGAAACCAAACAAGCAGACCAAAAACATCATGTGTTTCAAGACCGATACACAGAGGGAACTGCCCGAAGCCCATTCGGAAGGTAAATAACACCTCAAGGACCACAAAATAGTTACATGAGCCACAAGAATCATTATACTCTTTGTGGCACTATTGGTCTTGTGGATTTAGAGGAATCACATTATTGTATGGATGCATGAATTAAAATTGGCATTGATGCATGAATTAATATCTGTTCATTTTGAGAATCTTTGTTACCAATTTACATAATCAAATAAAAGGAGTATAGCCATAATTTCCTTGTTTTGGCAAATGAGGCTCACACATTCATTTTCCTAATTGTTTGCAGCTCACAAGTATGCAAGCATCTCCCATGCTAGACTTATCAAATTCCTAAGACTTGGCTCAATTTTTGCAAAGCCAACTGAGAAAATTCAGATGAAAGTAGATATGAGAAGCATTATTTCAGTACAACCACTTCAACCTTTCTAATGTGACAAGATTTTGGAGTCCTATTTTTAGAGGACTTGCGAATTGCAACGAATGTTGATCTACCAGGTATGTCACTTTCAATAAGATATGTAAAGTAGGAGAGGATAAAGGAGATGGCTTTGGGATGGGAAACAACGTGCTAATAGTTACTAATAGTTAAAATTCCCATGTTTTCTCTAGGGTTCAAGTCAATTGGTTGGATTGATTCACAACAACAAGaacctatggggcacacaaatggagCTAAAAAAATTTGGGGCTCTGTTAGAGGTAAACAAGCCTAGTTTCACACTTGTTGTACAATTGTATCATGTAGATTACAAAATTGGAATTCGCAAGGCTGATCTAGAGGCCTCGCATGACATATTTGTGTGGTGCATAATTGATATAGATAGCATTGAACAACTTGATTTTAAGGGAAAAATACTTATAGGTAAGAGGTAATTTGAAAGATTCAtaggagaaaaagagaaatttCTATAAGATCCATCATTGCttgtatttattttaaaagaaatggtGAAGCATGCTATAGAAACTAGGTTTTGTCTATTGTTAATAATAATTTGTATATGTATGCTTTATTGAAATCAAAAGGGGGaaaattgtttttttgttaaaacttatttttaattattgaattatttgatgttaaggAATAATTAAATTTTTAGGCTGTAATGTCGTAAATCACATACATTCGCAACTTCACCTACGTTTTGTGtgtactttggtgtccattcactTAATATTTTTTTAGGCTCATTTTAGTACTTACATAAGCCTTCTTCTTTACCAAGGTGCTCAGGCCGCATTTCTCATGGACATTGGTTTATGTCACCTTTGCATTAGTCCTATATtttcttttctcccaaaatttttgAACGTATATTATCTAGATACGAGTTTTTCACACGGACATTTGCACATCATGATAGCAtcctacaaaaaaaaatatgcaagCATTTCTAAACAAAATTCAACTTTTTAGCTTTATAGGGCAGTTGCAATGTTTCGAGATGAATCTAAATGACTCATCAGTATTTTTTCATTCCCCACTCTCTTTATGAACCTTTCTTTTATTTGGCCCGCTCtctcttggctctctctttctctctcaatatcTCACACGCTACTCTTAATCTTTTCACGCTACTCTCACGATATTTAAAAAAAGTTGGATTGTGATGTCTCTAAGTAACTCCATTTAGTTTGATTGATTCGCATTAATCAAAATTTAAAGACCTCCCACCGAGGGAGCTAGAGGATGATGGCTCTTTTGGAGGTAGAAAAAAGTAGTTTCATAACTATCACAATCGCCTAATGCAGATTCTAAAATTGGGGAATTCAAATGGTGATTTAGAGGATTCACATGAGATAGTTGTGAGGTACATAATTTATTTGGATAGAGTTGAACAACCGAATTTTAGGGAAAAATAACTCATAGAGAAAAGGTAATTTGAGAGATTTCTTGGAGAAAAATAGAACTTTTTATAAGATGCATGTTTTTACCTTTTTCCAAAAGGAATGGAGAGGTAGTCTATATAAATTCGGTCTTGCCTATTGTCAAATAAGAATGAgtagtttcatcctttaaaaattaataaaacatatattaaaatttagttttttagtttgcTGATTAAACTTTCTTTAATTATTAAGTTATCTGATATTTAcaaatatcaaaaaaaatatttgaattacaTGAATTTAAGTAGTCGGCTATGACTAAATTCGGATCAAGAATCGAAACTACTAGTTGTGAGGCCCACCCTTTGGTGGCTTCGATATTGGCATTATTGGACCATGATTGAATTCTAGGGCTGTATAAGTTTTTGAAGTTATTAGTATTAACACATGATGTTATTAGAATATGTCAAATGTGGAGTGCATCTGTAGAGCAGTTTGATTTTAATATATGCATATGATGAGGACAAAATTTTTGATAGTTAATTAGGTATTTTGATTTCCATGTGATTATAGTGGGTTAATTGATGCTTTGACTTTATAAACATGAAATTCAACTATATCATGAATTattaaattatcaaatttattagAAGTAGCACCCTATCGGGTTTATGCTTCTAGAAAGGAGCACTTGGTTTGGATTTTGATAGCAACCTTTGTTCATTTGAAATAAGATTAGAACTATTGTAAAATGAAGAATGATTAAAGTTGAATGTAAATCTTGACTGTGGATTCGCATGGTCATTGAAATATCCCAAATGTCTAGTTGGCATAAAAGTGCATGTAGcatatttgaagttttaaaatctctAATCATGGATGCTATCACTTTTTAATTCACAAAAAGGAATGGACTAAAGGGATGAGATTATTAAAGttgtaagattgaaaatatttattaCCTTATTGGGCTTAGTTTTCCTCCAATGATTATAATCCTACTAAAGATGGCAAAGCTCGAAATATGTTAATAGTAATCTAATCGTGTCGCTTCTTCCTTTTTTGAAAAAGTCCAACTTTTCCAAAAGATTTGTGGGTATAAAAAATTATGGAAATCGATATGAGAAAAGATTAGAGTTGATCAACCTATGAGCTTCTGAAGAAGAACAACATGCGAAGGATTTGTGAAGTTGGAGGGGTTTCAAATTAATTCATGGCCATGTAGAACGGCCACAATCTACTTCTTTCAAAGAAGTTCACATTCTCTAAGAACCTGAGGGAAGTGAAAATGGATGGGATGAGTTCTATTGTAACTTACAAGATGATAGAAAAGGATACTGTAATCAGTTGCTAGGGGTGAAAGGTTAAGAGAAACCATAAATATCAGGACATCCCTAGCCTACATCAAGGATTAATATACTACCTTCACCAAATCTATTTGCATACAACCTCTCCTATGCTCTAATCTGGCCTAATTTTGGTATCAAAGAGATCAAAGTGAAAGATGGCTTCAAGAGCCCTCAAAATTACCAAGAAACCCCTTAGAATTTCTAGTGGTTTTGGAATTGCTTCCACATAAGCATTCAATCTCCCTAAAAATTCCCAAAAGGGCAATTCCCATATCGAGAAAGATAAAAAAGGGAATGCCCTAGAGATAAAGAGCTAAAAATTGTGTCAAAAGAAGATAATGTTAACAGTAGACTGCATGTAGAATTACAATCTCTCTTGGGATACCAATTTGAAACTGAGGAAAGAAGTaaagataaaaatgaaaaacaCGTTAAAAATCGAAAAAATAGAAAAGGCAAATCTAAAAAATGAAAGGGTAATGAAGGAGAGTAAGAAGAGGAGATTGACATTAATTGTGGTAATTAATATCCAAGACAAAGAAATTTGAAACTAAAACGATGACACATATATGATAACTAACACTTTGAAAGTGATATTGTACtcagttgaggaaagaaaaggtcAAGTATTTTACCtacctacaaaatatttcacttttgACCTATCCCTTAAAGACGTCTCCAAATCATAGTATCTTATCATCGTGGAGGAGGAGGACTTGGAAATCAGCTTGGCTTCCATAGCACTAGATCCCACCCCGCTTATTTAAACTTCACAAAGAAACAAGAGTGTTAAGCATGGTGAAGAGGAGGATAACGATGACTATGAGATGGAGGTAAAACAaggtagactgaaagagaaaacaaatttatTGGGCAATAGAGATTCTCAATTTGGGGACTCAATTTTCCATTTTCTTGCTATCATTAAGGACCTAATGGATTTATTCTATGACTTCTCGACCTATTTGGCTGAGTATCACAATAGGCATAAGTCTAGGATGGAACAAAAAAGgcacaaagaaaaaagaaattgaaccaaatCTGGAAGGTGAAAAGAGGCAAAGAGGGTGCTACTTGAGAGAACTAGAATTCAAGACTAAAATTGGTCATGAAACAGTTTGATGCTCTTATGAGCCTCCATAATATGAAGTCTACATAGTTTTTCGTGGTTTGTTATTTTGGTAGTGTTGGGGTTGTGTTGGTGCAATAACTTGTTTGTTATTGAGCTTCTCTGTTTTAATATTCTAACTTTGGGCATGGGACCCTCTTCCCACCTTatctaatcaaaaacaaattttgtGTACACTTTTAATATTACAAATCAATGTTAGATGtggttaaaaaacattaaaatatagtCAGGTCATAGTATGATGTTGCATTGGACTATGTTGGTAGTGAAGAATTAAATTGTTTACGAGTTTATTTTTATCAAATGAATTATGGAAATCTCATATCTTTAATTAAATTGTTATCAAATGTATGATTATGTGTGTATCTTATTTCAATTTAtattggaaataatttttttttttatttgagcgTGTAGGAAATTTTCATAGCTAATATAAATTGGAGCTCCCTAAGAGAATCCTAGTCATTTTCAATTCCTagtgaagccttgaccttagttaatgatagggactaaggtctttgattttagtaattgttgtaatgtgatgtattttgtgttttaaatatagttttattttattttgatatttgagtAAGTTAGCATTTGCGTCCAGCGGCATCCTTATGGAAAGATAGATTTCACACTGAGTAGGTTTTTGAATGACTTTCAAGTGTTTGTTTCATCTATTTATAAGTGTACATAGACCCATACTGAAACACTTAGGAGATGGAGGTAAAACAaggtagactgaaagagaaaataaatttattaggcGATAGAGTTTCTCAATTTGGGgactcatttttttcattttcttactaTCATTAAGGACCTAATGGATTTTTTCTATGACTTCTCGATCTTTTTGACTGACTATCGCAATAGGCATAAGTCAAGGATGGAAcaaaaaaggcaaaaagaaaaaagaaatcaaaCTAAATATGGAAGGTGAAAAGAAGCAACGAGGGTACTGCTTGAGAGAGCTATAATTAAAgacaaaaattggtcatgaaagaGTCAAATGCTCTTATGAGCCTCCATAATATGAAGTCTAAATATTTTTTCGTGGTTTGTTATTTTGGTAGTTTTGCGGTTGTGTCGGCGCAGTAACTTGTTTGTTATTGAACTTCTTTATTCTAGTATTCTAACTTTGGTTGTGGGACCCTCTTCCCACCTTAtccaatcaaaaacaaattttatctacactttttatattacaaatcaatgtcagatttcgttaataaacattaaaatataatcaaGTTATAGTACGATGTTGTATTGGACTATGTTGGTAGTGaagaattatttttttatcaaatgtaTGATTATGTGTGCATTTTATTTCAACCTatattggaaatttatttattttctttgagtGTGTAGGAAATTTTCATAGCTAATAGAAATTGGAGTTTCCTAAGAAAATCCTATTCATTTTAAATTCTTagtgaagccttgaccttagttaatgatagggactaaggtctttgattttagcaattgttgtaatgtgatgtattttttttttaaaatatatttttattttgtttttatatatgaGTAAGTTAGTATCTGCGCCCAGTGGCATCCTTATAGAAAAAATAGGTGTTATGTTGAgcatttttttgaatgattttaatGTGTCAGTTTCATCTATTTTTGAGTGTATTTAGGCCCATAAAGAAACACTTATGAGTTGGGTACCTTTTTGGGAATTAGTCCATGGGATtttgccatcatttgatcttgtccaAGTCTCTTAGAAAAAAGGTGTCGAAAGTCTAACTTGCGGGTGACAGTAAGTAAATTACCACTTTCAAATCCACTCCAACAATTTTATGAATGGTGCTTCCGCATGCCTCACACATATGAGTGGATCCAAAGGATCCTATTGGGGAAGAGTATAAAATATTATTCCTCTCATCCCAATGCTCTCACACGTAGGAGCATTTGTGATATCCACATACCCTTAGGTTTTGGTGAGAAGGGGTTAGAGGAGGTGAATGAGATCAATGTGGTACCTCCTGACCAGGGGAGGGGAGGTCATATGACACATATTGTATATACCATTCTAAGAGTCTTTGTAtggcttattattttattttttgcatctttctttttggGATTGTTTGGGAGGCTTTGTGGAAGGACTCAAAAGAGTCTTTGAGAAATTTCTATCAAACCCTCCTCATCtattaaggaaatattttgatatGATTCAATCTTTAGAATGCTATATTCCATTTTGTTGTAAATATGTTAGTGgaggcttttgatttgatttttaaatttcatctttctatgtcttttcttATGTATATGACACGTGTGTGAGGGTTTAGGCTCTCCCAAGTTGATCAGAGAAACTCATGTGTAGGGTGAGGGATATGTGGAACCTCCAAGGGAACGATTTTTTCTCGTTGAGAAGGAGATTTCGTGGGTATGAGTATCCTTGATTCTTTTGGAAAATCTGTGGAAAAATGGTTCGATATAATTTAGAAGGGATGTGAATTATATGGTGTTGGACTCCCTTAATGGATTTTACATCTGCGTGGAGTATTTATATTGGGAAATCAAGTTTCTCATGGGCCTCTTAGCTTGGGGGTTGGTTGTGAGAAAGCCCAAATGTTGGAAGGTGAGCTCTCCATTTGCTTGTTTAAAAATTGtgttttgtaagattttttgtGGAATCAAATGGGGTGCTACCTTGACATtggaatgaaaatattcattctcacgtttgggttagaatttttattacattttttaaATGGGTTGGAGTAAGTTGttaaaaattttatcaaatgggCCCCTTGTAATGTTGTGTATATCAAGTTGataaatgatgatgttgttgtgtttAGAAGCGATTATATTTTACTTTTCTAAAAAATATACATATTGTTTAAGGGCTGAGTTTGTTTAAGAAATAACTTAGCGCTTGTGataatttgcatttcatacatttaaaAGTTATTGATACTTAATGAACAAATTAAAGTTATTAGTAATAGTGGATTAAATTAGCTTTAAGAGTGTGAAATTTTCATgcacttttcttaatatttttagttAATAAAGTGAAGGGGATGTTTATCACGCAAATATTGTTCTCTTTGTTATCctacaaaataaaaaaacttgCTCTACTTAAACTTtggtttaaaattaaaaatagttatttgtaattagatgtgtatgttcacctatttaaaaatatatattttatacaaagtatatttacctttgtaaacacacacacacaacaaacttgagtttgggtTTCTAGTGTTACCATAACGGTTAAGGCCCATTAAGCGGATTTAGCatgataattaattcttttaagagaatttaatttaatataactttAGGAAATGAAAACCCTTAGGTGGAGTTGGTGTGCTAGGTTTTAGGATTTAACATGTCTTGTAATCGTTTAAATGTGATGTGGCCTCTCAAATTAATTAGTCAagtgaaataatttaatttatctaattgatAGTGAatggtaattaattaaattaaatctgaaATCAAAGTGTAGTatacttttatttcaaaaatttggttttaaaagaaaGTAAAATATTAGCTTAAGATTGAGAAAATTCACTctttatttcattttaatttagTTGAGTTGGACTCTTCAGAAGAATAAACTATCGTTGTGGCTAATATTTAGTTAAAACAAACagtatatttacttattaaaaatatttaatagaaaattatCATTTATTCGTTTGCCGCATTTAATCTCTTTATATATCATTGGTAATTAGttaaaatttgttaaatttatatataatttagctTAGTTAGGGTTTACTTAGCTATAGGTGTTAGGTCACGCCATAGAGGCCCGACCGGTTCACTACCAATTAGGAATTAGAGGGAATGTTGCCTTCAGGAGTTCCTCCCTTGAGACATGTTGCATAAGGGTTCCAAATCTCGATCACCTTATCATTCTTGTTTTACGTTGTGCGAAATGAGTGTCATAACACCCACTCGTCTTATTCCTTTTCTCACCTCATCTAGCATGAGTCCTATGACGTTGAGTATGTAACATATACATGCACATGCCACGATGAATTTGCCTTGTACACCAAGTTCATCCTTTCAATCACAAAACAACCCattctcttatttatttatttaaattctcgcAACCAAACTCTATAATTAACATGAATCCTTAATATTATAAAccaaaaatattaatgataatttagaACTATTCTTTGTTTCAAAGGCTCACGaatataacacatatatttttataataaaactgAGATTATCCTACCCGAGCGTAAAAAGGTTTTCAAGAAAGACGCAATATAAAGCATGCATGGACGGTGTTTGTGTCAACATCCAAGAAAATTTCCTCTTTTACCAATTCTGAGACGGCTGAGAAAAATGTATATATTAGTTCCTTTGAAGAAGGCCATCGCTCCAATAAAGTCTAATCGTTTCCACATTACTAAATTAATGGCGGTGGCGAGAATATGAGGAAGAATACGTCTAAGGCAGGAGGTAAGCTGATCTTCAGATAAGCATATGAAGcagaagatagaaaatttcaacGATAATGAAAGAATGGTGAGAATACATCTGCGGTAGCAGGTGAGATAGCCATATGCTGCAGCAAGACTTACTCTGACGTATCGAAAAGAGCAACAACTCTGGaagtatattattataatattacaagGATTGGTGATTTAATATACGGAGTGAAGATGAATTAGTCATAAGGTTTGGGCTATATAAAGCTTGTAATGGGCTTGTAACACACATTCATATCCTTCTGAGCTCTTGTACTATCTGCGTTTCTATTATAATGGCTAACCGAATGATTTACTTCACACTGGGACTTTTTCTGTTGATATGTTGTTACAGCGACAGGGTCATGGCAGGGGATTCCGATCCCTTGCAAGATTTCTGCGTTGCAGATGAGGAAAGCAAAGGTGAGTAAAAAACTTTATACATAAACAATGGTAATGATTTGCTTATTAGACGAGTCGAGTTAGtaatagattgatttgattttgcTTTAAACAGTTTTGGTGAACGGGTTCGTTTGCAAAGACCCAATGCAAGTTTCAGCAGACGACTTCTTCTTCCGGGGACTTGGGCAGGCAGGGAACACCGACAATGATGTGGGCTCCAACGTAACGATGGCGAACGTTAAACAGATACCAGGCCTCAATACGTTGGGAATATCGTTGGTCCGCATCGACTACGCAgtgggtggaataaatcctcctcacacacacccaagagccaccgaagttcttgttttactggaaggccagcttcttgtgggtttcattgacaccaacaacaagtttttcagcaaaacgttggagaagggagatgtgtttgtgtttccaaaggcacttgtgcatttccagcagaatgtggggCATGAAAACGCGGTGGCCATATCTGCATTGAGCAGCCAGCTTCCGGGAGTTCAGACAATCGCCAACTCTCTGTTTGCAGCGGATCCTCCTCTCCCAGATTCCGTATTGGCCAAGGCCTTCCGCATCACACAGGAAGTTGTGGATTACATTCAGAAGAAATTCGCATAAGAATTTGCTGTGTTctatcaaacaaaacaatcaagaGGGGACCAAGTCTTTCCCAAATTCTTTTTCCTTGCCGTTCAATAAAACAATCTTTCTAGAGTTATTGCCGTCCTCTTCTGCTATTCATAGCATCTGTTTTGAACATGACTATATCCTCCGCATAttccaaagatgaaggattaattTGAAGCATCTGAAGGCATTTATGAATATTTTATACAAGAGCATCCTTGTATTAGGTATACATTCATTTGCAACATGTTAACAATATATTCTTTAACATAAATATtgcaggaacaacaacaaacaaagtgcTTGACTTGGATAGAATGAGTAACACTATAATTCTTGCATGCCAATCTGTCAAGGGTGTTCTTTAACATAGTCTTAACCTCATTTTAGCTCTGACATAAAAGGTGAATGGTTTGGAAGTAGGAAATAGTTATTGGGAAATATAATTAGTAGTTGTTCTTCAAATCACCCTCACAATCATCCAATGCTTCAAGACTCCCCATCAAAGAAGTCATTCCAGAAGGTTAGGGACTCTCCTCAAGATAAGAATGATTGCTCTAATAAATATAGTATACCTTCGATGGAATGCAATACGGTTTCATTATGTCTAAATTCCAAGAAAATCCATAGAACTAGAATATCCATTGCATCCAATATCGCAATATTTGATTGGGGATAATATGATAACCTTGACACATATTACACCTATTCTTACATCAATCTACCTACATAAGGGTTATGATTGAGGGGCCTCTTGTATTAAACATTTCTAATaagttggaatgacatggaaaatctaagacagtgaagaTAGATTATTGATAATAACACAATTCATTTACATGGTGTTAATTATGAGGGTAATTAATTTATGGCTTCCCAAAATAAGCTTTTCTAAATCTCCCCTAATTCATTCCTACGTTATAATAAATATGTCAATGTGGATGTTATGTATGAAGATCTAAATACTAAAGGGAAAAAGGATAATGCTCATGTTGATTTTAAAAACTTTGTATgtaatattaaaaatatgattagttgaaaaatttagcaatatattACCTTGTTCAATCATAAACTATCAGTTCGGttacaaaaaaaattcctcaaaccatttcctccttgtataagcatttctatagatcatcaaatatgatAACCAATAATTTAACCATAGGTTTCCTATCAAAGCAAATGCAAATCTGCATATGTGAATAAGCACAATAGGATAGGAAAATATTGTTGTCGTAGGCCATGTATGTTTCATGCTGGAAAAATATTATTGTTGCAAGCCTAAGAGGTGCATAAAGGAGCTCCTTGGATCCATGGATATGCAGGTGTAAGTTTGAGAAATATGTGAAGGTGGAGGATATTTTCATATTGAAGCCATTTGCTAATTGATATGAGGAAGATAAAAGTGTCGTCATATTGAGAAGTTGTCAATTACACTGTAATGAAGAATAAGATAATAGATATAACTGATACATTATCGGTGAGATATGTCAATTTtataatcttctatttttcctatgTATTTTTAGGGGTTCAAATGAATAAAGCTTCATATATAGCCCCTCTAGCGATCAGTTCATTGTGAAGCTTAAAAGCCTCTTCCGTCATGCCTTGGATGTCTATACCTCAAATAATCTAGTAATATGAGAAGTTTCATTGCGCTTGCATCCATCTCCAACTGTATCGATCAATATATTAATTATCAAGCCCATTCTACATTGTTCACATAGATAACAAATAAGGCTATTGTAAGATGACACATTGCTCTGATAGATTGTGCTTATGATCTTTTCTTTAGCATGTCTAATGCCACATATGTGATCCCTTGCCTACACAAATAGGGAGTCAATGAGGTATAAGTAATTACTTGATCATGTTCCACGAGGAATCTATTTATTCACCGGGTTTCTCGTCTCTCTATGAAAGATTCGCACGTCAATCATATGAGTCCTGCAAATAGTGGTGGTTCGGGAATCTAAATAGATTTAAACACTAGCACAAATAATTCATGACATTCACTAAACCTAGGGTTCTCTCTCAAGGTCATTGTGGTTAATGCTACACCAAAATAGAATAATGTGGCTTTGGTTATTTATGTACAAGATTCaagttgggaaaatccaaaatattggAAAATGTAGACAAAATGCATGACCCAATGGTGAGCAATATCTccgatattttttatgttttgcgAGAACTTGAGTTATTGTTCATTATTTGAGTAAGTGGTCTTAATAACATGCATCCAAATAAAAGAGAGTGATTGCAAATTCTAGAATTGAGGTAgatcttcaaaggaaaggacaaaacaATAGTGGACATGTTGCATCGAGTTGAGCCATATGTGACCTTagatatccaaatttaaaaaatgtaaaagagaCAATTTACATTAAATGATATAGAACTCTAGATAACCAATAGATTTATTTGGCTCACAAATTTGTCATTGAAGAGGTTTTAGGTCAATACAATACAACTAATTCAGGTCAATAATCTATTGTTGCAAGTCTTTACAAATATGATGTCATTTCCTATCACCGAGTCATCCATAGGTGATCATTCCTTTGGTTTTAGCTTGACGATCTATCTAGATCACATCCCGGTTCCA
Above is a genomic segment from Cryptomeria japonica unplaced genomic scaffold, Sugi_1.0 HiC_scaffold_123, whole genome shotgun sequence containing:
- the LOC131865855 gene encoding putative germin-like protein 2-3; its protein translation is MAGDSDPLQDFCVADEESKVLVNGFVCKDPMQVSADDFFFRGLGQAGNTDNDVGSNVTMANVKQIPGLNTLGISLVRIDYAVGGINPPHTHPRATEVLVLLEGQLLVGFIDTNNKFFSKTLEKGDVFVFPKALVHFQQNVGHENAVAISALSSQLPGVQTIANSLFAADPPLPDSVLAKAFRITQEVVDYIQKKFA